A genome region from Hymenobacter tibetensis includes the following:
- a CDS encoding class I SAM-dependent methyltransferase → MSYERLEKCPVCGKTEFRNKLVVEDKSVSKESFAIQQCEACSFQFTNPRPDAAHIGRYYESDDYVSHNSGAAGVINQAYKVARFFTLRRKVGLINKLAPRKGRLFDYGCGTGHFLEAAKNNGWQVAGWEPNVRAREEASRRAGQPIGTESLASFESGSFDAITLWHVLEHVHELNETLQQLVSLLKPDGVLLIAVPNVESLDAQHYRQDWAAYDVPRHLYHFSLKTMTQLLKRHKLTVVDTLPMALDAYYVSMLSEKHKAERGGGIVSVLKAGYKSNQYAAQHEGQYSSLIYVAAKR, encoded by the coding sequence GTGTCTTACGAACGATTGGAGAAGTGCCCGGTTTGCGGCAAAACGGAGTTTCGCAACAAGCTGGTAGTGGAAGACAAATCGGTGAGCAAGGAAAGCTTTGCCATTCAGCAGTGCGAAGCGTGCAGTTTTCAGTTCACCAATCCTCGGCCCGACGCGGCCCACATTGGCCGGTATTACGAGTCCGACGACTATGTGTCGCATAACAGCGGTGCCGCGGGCGTCATCAACCAAGCCTACAAAGTAGCGCGCTTTTTCACGTTGCGGCGGAAGGTGGGGCTCATCAACAAGCTGGCGCCGCGCAAAGGCCGCCTGTTTGATTATGGCTGCGGAACAGGTCATTTTCTGGAAGCTGCCAAGAACAATGGTTGGCAGGTAGCTGGCTGGGAACCCAATGTCCGGGCCCGTGAAGAAGCCTCGCGCCGGGCCGGCCAGCCGATTGGCACCGAAAGCCTAGCTTCCTTCGAGAGCGGCAGCTTCGACGCCATTACGCTGTGGCACGTGCTCGAACACGTACACGAGCTCAATGAAACCCTTCAGCAACTGGTAAGCTTACTGAAACCCGACGGGGTACTGTTAATAGCCGTGCCCAACGTGGAAAGCCTCGATGCCCAACACTATCGGCAAGACTGGGCCGCCTACGATGTGCCGCGCCATCTCTACCATTTCAGCTTGAAAACCATGACGCAGCTGCTCAAGAGGCACAAGCTGACGGTGGTAGATACGCTACCCATGGCGCTAGATGCCTATTACGTGAGCATGCTCAGCGAAAAGCACAAAGCCGAGCGGGGAGGAGGAATCGTGTCGGTGCTGAAGGCCGGATACAAGTCCAACCAGTACGCAGCGCAGCACGAGGGCCAGTACTCCAGCTTGATTTACGTGGCCGCCAAGCGCTGA